The DNA window ACTCTGGAGGCGGAGACGCGGCGAGCAACGCTGGCACGGCGGGACGATGGCCGGCGCCGGGCCTATCTGTTCGTCTATTTGCCGCTGCTCGTGCCGCAGGTGACCTTTCTCTTCGGCTTGCAGGTCTTCTTCCTGGCAGGAGGCGTGACACCGGACCTCGTCGCGGTCATCGCGGTGCACCTCGTTTTTGTGCTGCCCTATGTGATGCTGTCGCTCTCTGACCCTTGGCGGGCGTTGGACCCGCGCTACGCTCAGGTGGCGACCTCGCTCGGCGCGTCGTCGGCGCGGGTCTTCTGGCAGGTCCGGCTGCCGATGCTCCTGCGGCCCGTCCTGGTCGCGGCCGCCGTCGGCTTTGCGGTCTCCATCGGTCTCTACCTGCCGACAATCCTCATCGGCGCCGGGCGGGTCGAGACCGTGACGACACAGGCCGTGGCGCTCAGCGCGGGGGGCGACCGCCGACTGCTGGCGATCGTCGCATTGTCGCAAACGCTGCTGCCCTTCCTCGGCTTCGCGCTCGCCGCCCTCGTGCCGGCGCTGGCGTTTGGCGGCCGGCTTCGCCAGAGAGCGCTCTGATGCAGGTCGTCGCGCCCCCATCTCCAAGCGACGCGGCAAGGGCCGGTGACGGTCTGGTGCTCCGCGATGTCCGCATCGCGCTCGGCAAGGCGGAGCTCTTTCGTATCGGCCTCACCGTTCATCCAGGCGAGATCGCCACGATCATGGGCCCGTCCGGACGGGGAAAATCGACGCTCCTCGCCCATATCGCCGGCTTCCTCGATCCGGCCTTTTCCGCTAGCGGAGAGGTGCGGCTTGGGGGCGAGGACCTCCTCGCCCTTGCGCCCGAGGAACGGCGGCTGGGGCTGATGTTCCAGGATTCGCTGCTCTTTCCTCACATGAGCGTTGCCGGGAACCTGCTCTTCGCCCTGCCTCAAAGAATCCGGGGGCGAAGGCGGCGGCGGGCTGCCGTCGACGAGGCGCTCGCCGATGTCGGACTTGAGGGGCTGGGCGAGCGCGATCCCGTCACGCTGTCGGGCGGCCAGGCCTCGCGCGTGGCTTTGCTGAGAACGCTTCTCGCCGAGCCGCGGGCACTGCTCCTCGACGAGCCGTTTTCGCGCCTTGATCGGGACCTGCGCGGCCAGGTTCGAACCTTCGTCTTCGAAAGGGCGCGCAGTTCAGGTCTGCCGACCCTGCTGGTGACCCATGATCACGAGGATGCCGAGGCGGCCGGCGGCCCGATTCTCGATCTGGGCGAGTGAAGGCGAAGAAGACGCGAGGACTTCGCGAAAGCGCAAAAAAACAGGCCGCAGAGCGGCCTGAGTCTGGGAGGACTAAAGACAAATACGCTTCACGAACACGCGTCAATCGGGAGGGGAGCAACGTTCGTAATGTCTAGATTATTGCAGTGCGCTATGAATCTGGCGACAAGAAAAATCAGGCAGAGATTGCGCATTTTTTAGGCAAAATAGATTCTTGTCGGTACTAAGGGATGATTTTATTCGGGATTTGCCGCTTTTCATGCCGCTATCATGGGCGTTCCGGCCCGCATTTGTATGCATCTTCACGGGTGCTTGTGTTAATTTTGCAACAAAATGATGGGCGGCAAAGCAGTCGCGGCGAAGAAAATGCACGAATAAAGTGTATCTTCTGTCATTTCTTGGCGTCGGGGCAGTGACCTTGCCGCCGGTGCTCCGAGGCTTCGGAGGGGGGGGGCCGGGTACCGGAAACGACGAATCGCGAGCGCGATCCTGGGTCCGGCCCGGGAAAACGGAGACGCAGACGATCCCGTTCATGCGCGTTCGCTCGAACACGCTCCGCTCTAGCCCCAGAGACGGTCGTGAACGTCGAGAAGGAAGTTGCCGGGCGAGCGGGCATAGCCGATGAGACCGGCGAGCGCCGGCCGGCTGTGGGTGATGATGCCGGTCGGCATGGTCGAGAGCATCGCCGAATGGGGCACCTTGTCCTCGAAGGCGGCACGAAAGCCGCCGGATTTCAGGATCGGCGCGATCCTCGGCGCGATGCCGCCGGCCAGATAGACGCCTCCATGTGCAAGAAACACGAGGGCGAGGTTGCCGGCCGTACGCCCGAGATGGACGGCGAAGAGTTCCATCGCCTCGCGGGCCGCCGGGTCGTTGGCCTCGGCCGCCGCGGTGACGCCCGCCGGATCGGGATGGGGCATCGGCAATCCGTCCGTGCGGCAGATCGCCTGGTAGAGACGCACGAGGCCCGAGCCGCAGACCAGCGTTTCCGCCGAAACCCGGCCTTCAAAGCTCCCGTCGAGCCGCTCGATTTGTGGCCAAATGGCAAAATCGCGATCGCTCACGGGCGCAAGATCGATATGCCCGCCTTCGCCGGCGACCGGCACCCAACTGCCGCCCGCCCGGACAAGTCCGCCGGCGCCAAGGCCCGTGCCGGGGCCGACGACGACCTTGTTGTCGAGTGCCGGCGCGGCGGCGGTGCCGATGGGATCGATGTCGTCGAGCGTGAGCGTCGGAAGGGCGAGGGCCAGCGCCTCGAAATCGTTGAAGAGCATCACCTGGGCAAGGCCGAAGCGCTCGATGAGCGCCATGGGCTCGACCACCCAGTGACTGTTGGTGAGCGGCGTGCGGTCCTTGCCGATCGGGGCTGCGACGGCGAACATCAAGGTTCTGGGCGGTGTTCCGGCTTGCGGCAGGATCGCGGTCGCGAGCGCATCGGCGACCGTCTCGTAGTCCTTCGTCTTGATATGTTCGAAGTAGTAGGGCTGGGCGCCGGGATGCTCCAGAACGGCGAAGCGGGCGTTGGTGCCGCCGATGTCGGCGAAGAGCACGGGGAAATGGAAGGCGTCGACGGTCCCAGGCATTCGATCTCCACACTCTCCCGAAGTCTTCTGCGCCTATCGCCCAACTCGCGGCGGGCGGTTGTCGCAAGCATGCGTCTCACAAGTCGCGACACTGCCGCAACGCGTTTCCACCCGGGCAGTTCCGTGATGAAAGATGCCGGGACGACGCAATCATTTAACGGCAATTGCTCGAATTGACAAAAGCAATCCCGCCAACGCCGGCGGCGCTGCGGAATCGGGGTGGATGCGGCTCTCCGTGTTGCCTTGTGGCAGGGCAGAAATTTTGTCCAACTGTCAAAAAAATAATCATGCAAAGGAATTGCTCTCCGGCGAAATTCGTATTTACTCATGCGTGGCTTGCCGGCCGTCGATCCGACCGGCTTCAAGCATGAGTCCGCAGAAACGACGGCGCCGATGCGCCGCGCAGGGGAAGTCACTGGAGGACCTGATGATCAAGAAACTCGTGAGCGCGGCCTTTGCGACCGTCATCCTGGCCGGAACGGCGCTCGCCGCCGACGTGAAACCGGCGGTGGTGTATGGCACCGGCGGCAAGTTCGACAAGTCCTTCAACGAGGCCGCCCACAACGGCGCCGAGAAGTTCAAGGCTGAGACCGGTATCGACTATCGCGATTTCGAACCGACCAACGACACCCAGGGCGAACAGGCGCTGCGCAACTTCGCCTCGCACGGCTTCAATCCGGTCGTCGGTGTGTCCTTTGCCTGGACCTCGGCGATCGAGAAGGTCGCCAAGGAATATCCCGATACCAAGTTCTACATCATCGATTCCGTCGTCGAACTGCCGAACGTGAAGTCGGTCGTCTTCAAGGAGGAGGAGGGCTCCTTCCTCGTCGGCCTCATCGCCGGCATGAAGTCCGAATCCAAGAAGGTCGGCTTCGTCGGCGGCATGGATATTCCCCTGATCCGCCGTTTCGAGTGCGGCTATTTCCAGGGCGCCAAGGCGGCTGACGAGAAGGTCGAGGTCTCCGGCTTCATGACCGGCACCACGGGTGCTGCCTGGAACGACCCTGTGCGCGGCGGCGAACTCGCCCAGGCTCAGTTCGACAAGGGCGCGGATGTCGTCTACGCGGCCGCTGGCGCGACGGGCCTTGGCGTGCTGCAGAAGGCCGCCGACGAGGGCAAGTATTCGATCGGCGTCGACAGCAACCAGAACTACCTGCATCCGGGTTCCGTGCTGACCTCGATGGTCAAGCGCGTGGATGTCGCCGTCTACAACGCCTTCAAGGACACCATGGACGACAAGTTCGAGGGCGGCGTTTCCTCGCTCGGTCTTGCCGAGGGCGGTGTCGACTGGGCGCTCGACGAGAACAACGAGAAGCTGATCACGCCGGACATCAAGGAAGCGGTCGAAAAGGCCAAGGCCCAGATCATCGACGGTTCGGTCATGGTGCACGACTACATGAAGGACAATGCCTGCCCTTACTGATCGAAACGTCTCCAAAGCGCCGCGCCCGGGACTGGTCCTGGGCGCGGCCCAGGTTGACAGTGTGAAGGGCGCTTCATGGTCCAGACGCCTCCGCCACCCGCCATCGAACTCGTC is part of the Hartmannibacter diazotrophicus genome and encodes:
- a CDS encoding ROK family protein, producing the protein MPGTVDAFHFPVLFADIGGTNARFAVLEHPGAQPYYFEHIKTKDYETVADALATAILPQAGTPPRTLMFAVAAPIGKDRTPLTNSHWVVEPMALIERFGLAQVMLFNDFEALALALPTLTLDDIDPIGTAAAPALDNKVVVGPGTGLGAGGLVRAGGSWVPVAGEGGHIDLAPVSDRDFAIWPQIERLDGSFEGRVSAETLVCGSGLVRLYQAICRTDGLPMPHPDPAGVTAAAEANDPAAREAMELFAVHLGRTAGNLALVFLAHGGVYLAGGIAPRIAPILKSGGFRAAFEDKVPHSAMLSTMPTGIITHSRPALAGLIGYARSPGNFLLDVHDRLWG
- a CDS encoding BMP family lipoprotein; translated protein: MIKKLVSAAFATVILAGTALAADVKPAVVYGTGGKFDKSFNEAAHNGAEKFKAETGIDYRDFEPTNDTQGEQALRNFASHGFNPVVGVSFAWTSAIEKVAKEYPDTKFYIIDSVVELPNVKSVVFKEEEGSFLVGLIAGMKSESKKVGFVGGMDIPLIRRFECGYFQGAKAADEKVEVSGFMTGTTGAAWNDPVRGGELAQAQFDKGADVVYAAAGATGLGVLQKAADEGKYSIGVDSNQNYLHPGSVLTSMVKRVDVAVYNAFKDTMDDKFEGGVSSLGLAEGGVDWALDENNEKLITPDIKEAVEKAKAQIIDGSVMVHDYMKDNACPY
- a CDS encoding ATP-binding cassette domain-containing protein; this translates as MQVVAPPSPSDAARAGDGLVLRDVRIALGKAELFRIGLTVHPGEIATIMGPSGRGKSTLLAHIAGFLDPAFSASGEVRLGGEDLLALAPEERRLGLMFQDSLLFPHMSVAGNLLFALPQRIRGRRRRRAAVDEALADVGLEGLGERDPVTLSGGQASRVALLRTLLAEPRALLLDEPFSRLDRDLRGQVRTFVFERARSSGLPTLLVTHDHEDAEAAGGPILDLGE